A region of Argentina anserina chromosome 5, drPotAnse1.1, whole genome shotgun sequence DNA encodes the following proteins:
- the LOC126796048 gene encoding putative 12-oxophytodienoate reductase 11: MTTQAPTLPLLTPYKLGKFDLSHRVVLAPLTRQRSYGNVPQPHAILYYSQRTSKGGLLITEATGVSDTAQGYPDTPGIWTKEQVKAWKPIVDAVHAKGGIFFCQIWHVGRVSNSGFQPNGQAPISSTNKPLTPQIRSNGIDVAQFTPPRQLRTDEIPEIVNDFRLAARNAMEAGFDGVEIHGAHGYLIDQFLKDQVNNRTDQYGGSLENRCRFALDIVEAVVDEIGAEKVGIRLSPFADYMESEDSNPKELGLYVVNSLNKYGILYCHMVEPRMKTLGEKNECPDSLVPMRKAFNGSFIAAGGYDKEDGNKAVAEGRADLVAFGRWFLANPDLPKRFELNAPLNKYIRETFYLSDPVLGYTDYPFLDSTA; encoded by the exons ATGACAACCCAAGCTCccactcttcctcttcttacTCCTTACAAGTTGGGAAAGTTCGATCTCTCTCACAG AGTTGTTTTAGCACCATTGACTAGACAGCGATCATACGGAAACGTTCCCCAGCCACATGCCATCTTATATTACTCTCAGAGAACATCAAAAGGGGGTCTTCTCATAACTGAAGCCACTGGAGTTTCAGACACAGCACAAGG GTATCCTGATACTCCTGGTATATGGACAAAGGAGCAAGTTAAAGCATGGAAACCCATAGTCGATGCTGTACATGCTAAAGGGGGTATCTTCTTCTGTCAGATTTGGCATGTGGGGAGAGTTTCAAATAGTG GTTTTCAGCCGAATGGGCAAGCTCCAATCTCTTCTACTAACAAGCCCCTAACCCCCCAGATACGTTCTAATGGCATCGATGTTGCGCAATTCACACCTCCAAGACAATTAAGGACAGATGAAATTCCTGAGATTGTCAATGATTTTAGACTTGCTGCAAGGAATGCAATGGAAGCTg GCTTTGATGGGGTTGAAATTCATGGCGCCCATGGCTATCTAATTGATCAGTTTTTGAAAGATCAAGTAAATAATCGAACAGATCAATATGGTGGATCTCTAGAAAACCgttgccgatttgcactaGACATTGTTGAAGCTGTTGTAGACGAGATAGGGGCAGAGAAAGTTGGAATCAGATTATCTCCATTTGCTGACTATATGGAATCCGAAGATTCTAATCCGAAGGAATTGGGCCTTTATGTAGTCAATTCCCTGAACAAATATGGAATCCTCTACTGTCACATGGTTGAGCCAAGGATGAAGACACTgggagaaaaaaatgaatgtcCCGACAGTCTTGTACCAATGAGAAAGGCTTTTAATGGTTCCTTCATTGCTGCTGGTGGTTATGACAAGGAAGATGGGAACAAAGCTGTGGCTGAGGGCCGTGCAGATCTTGTAGCTTTTGGTCGTTGGTTCTTGGCAAATCCAGATTTACCAAAGAGATTTGAGCTTAATGCTCCTCTAAACAAGTACATCCGAGAAACATTCTACTTATCTGATCCGGTTCTTGGTTACACTGATTATCCATTTCTTGACAGCACTGCTTGA
- the LOC126796036 gene encoding L-type lectin-domain containing receptor kinase S.6: protein MTIPSYPFALFTLLFVFFNLSLSHPLHLPPPSTNITLSGDASITHNAISLTQPLSTCPSTNASEFSVGRAFYSHPVRFLDPETKDFASFLTRFTFSMTQLCSSGDGMAFVITSHVEEGLSYSKGFMGLPQDSFFAVEFDTSFDPVIDDINGSHVGIDLNTVESVASVNAGIDLVGGKEVTAWVEYRNDLKLVRVWVGYSSENKPPGPVIVAQIDLSKQFKELVYVGFCASNGKGSSAYIVESWRFKTFNGSLPSVIPMDFWEEQDCFMCGESSSDISYVGVKKTKMEMEIVFGLVGLAALVLSLVAVYVICCVCGKKRKGRARRSIRGCRVETSRVPTSLSLEEITSATMGFDRSRIVGEGATAKVYKGCLLSGGEVAVKRFEKANGLDRLRGPFTNEFATMAGCLRHKNLVQLHGWCCEGNELVLVYEFMPNGSLNKILHRSFNAAVVLSWRQRLNIVLGVASALAYLHEECERQIIHRDVKTCNIMLDAEFNAKLGDFGLAEVYDHSSITREATIPAGTMGYLAPEYVYSGVPTVKTDVYSFGVVMLEVATGRKPVEDDGTVIVDWVWGLWEVGKLIEGADSRLAGKFDKVEMERMLMTGLACVHPNHAKRPTVKEAARILQGEAPLPVLPARKPRVSLRPIFHDDTEEFRNLCAGRFSLELDDVPYMTPKSHFGNDQ from the coding sequence ATGACAATTCCCTCATACCCATTTGCCCTCTTCACCCttctcttcgtcttcttcaacCTCTCACTCTCTCACCCTCTCCACCTTCCCCCTCCCTCGACCAACATCACCCTCTCCGGCGACGCCTCCATAACCCACAACGCCATCAGCCTCACTCAGCCGCTCTCCACCTGCCCAAGCACCAACGCCTCCGAGTTCAGCGTCGGCCGAGCCTTCTACTCCCACCCGGTTCGGTTTCTTGACCCGGAAACCAAAGACTTCGCCTCTTTCTTGACCCGCTTCACTTTCTCGATGACCCAGCTGTGCTCTTCCGGCGACGGCATGGCGTTTGTGATCACCTCCCACGTGGAGGAGGGTTTAAGCTACTCCAAAGGGTTTATGGGTCTTCCTCAAGATTCGTTCTTTGCTGTGGAATTTGACACCAGCTTTGACCCTGTGATTGATGACATCAATGGGAGCCATGTTGGGATTGATCTCAACACTGTTGAGTCTGTGGCTTCTGTTAATGCAGGGATTGATTTGGTGGGTGGGAAGGAGGTTACTGCTTGGGTTGAGTACAGAAATGATCTCAAGTTGGTTCGGGTCTGGGTCGGGTATTCGTCGGAGAATAAGCCGCCGGGTCCGGTTATTGTGGCCCAGATTGACCTCTCCAAGCAGTTTAAGGAGTTGGTGTATGTGGGGTTCTGTGCTTCTAATGGGAAGGGGTCTTCTGCCTACATTGTTGAGAGTTGGAGGTTCAAGACCTTTAATGGGTCTCTGCCTTCTGTGATTCCTATGGATTTCTGGGAGGAGCAGGATTGTTTCATGTGTGGGGAGTCGAGTTCCGACATTAGTTATGTTGGtgtaaagaaaacaaagatggAGATGGAGATTGTTTTCGGGTTGGTAGGTTTAGCTGCATTGGTGTTGTCTCTAGTTGCGGTTTATGTGATTTGTTGTGTGTGTGGGAAGAAGAGGAAGGGGAGGGCGAGAAGAAGTATACGAGGTTGTAGGGTTGAGACGAGTAGAGTGCCGACGAGTTTGTCACTGGAAGAGATAACATCAGCTACAATGGGGTTTGATAGAAGCAGAATTGTTGGGGAAGGAGCAACAGCTAAGGTTTACAAGGGGTGTCTGTTGTCTGGTGGAGAAGTGGCAGTCAAAAGGTTTGAGAAGGCTAATGGGCTTGATCGCTTGCGTGGTCCTTTTACTAATGAGTTTGCAACAATGGCAGGGTGTTTGCGGCACAAGAATTTGGTTCAGCTTCATGGCTGGTGTTGTGAGGGTAATGAGCTAGTTCTGGTGTATGAGTTCATGCCGAATGGAAGCCTCAACAAAATTCTCCACAGAAGTTTCAATGCGGCTGTTGTCCTATCTTGGAGGCAAAGACTTAACATTGTTCTTGGAGTTGCATCTGCTCTTGCGTATCTTCATGAGGAGTGTGAGAGGCAGATAATTCACAGAGATGTTAAAACTTGTAACATAATGCTAGATGCAGAGTTTAACGCTAAACTTGGGGATTTTGGTCTAGCAGAAGTATATGACCACAGTTCCATCACAAGAGAAGCGACCATACCAGCTGGAACAATGGGATATCTTGCTCCTGAATACGTTTACTCTGGTGTTCCAACTGTTAAAACTGATGTCTATAGCTTTGGTGTGGTGATGTTAGAAGTGGCAACGGGTAGAAAGCCAGTGGAGGATGATGGTACAGTGATTGTTGATTGGGTTTGGGGCCTGTGGGAAGTGGGGAAACTGATTGAAGGTGCTGATTCAAGGCTGGCTGGAAAGTTTGATAAAGTCGAGATGGAAAGGATGCTGATGACTGGACTTGCTTGTGTGCACCCAAACCATGCAAAGAGGCCAACAGTTAAAGAAGCTGCAAGGATATTACAAGGAGAAGCGCCACTTCCTGTATTGCCTGCAAGAAAACCTAGGGTGAGCCTTCGACCTATCTTTCATGATGATACTGAAGAATTCCGAAACTTGTGTGCTGGTAGGTTCAGCCTTGAACTTGATGATGTACCATACATGACCCCCAAGAGCCACTTTGGCAATGATCAGTAG
- the LOC126796065 gene encoding succinate dehydrogenase subunit 6, mitochondrial-like: MGFKEFLGERLSFLDHYSKFANRDKPLPSWSDSDVEAFIATDPVHGPALKTAREAAKISATGSVIGAVSTAGFAWKYSKSLHGSGLAFVFGGLVGWTVGQEIANHSLQMYRFDTLAAQTKFLEWWEDKSE; encoded by the exons ATGGGTTTCAAGGAGTTCTTGGGTGAGAGGTTGTCTTTCCTAGACCACTATTCCAAGTTCGCCAACCGTGACAAGCCTCTTCCCTCTTGGTCTGATTCTGACGTTGAAGCTTTCATTGCTACTGACCCGGTTCACGGCCCCGCT CTGAAGACTGCTAGGGAAGCAGCAAAAATTTCTGCAACGGGAAGTGTTATTGGAGCAGTGTCAACTGCTGGATTTGCATGGAAATATTCAAAGAGTTTGCATG GTTCTGGACTGGCTTTTGTGTTTGGAGGTCTTGTTGGTTGGACAGTTGGACAGGAAATTGCAAACCATTCACTTCAAATGTACAGGTTCGACACCTTGGCTGCACAAACTAAGTTCCTGGAATGGTGGGAAGACAAGAGTGAGTGA